In the Dethiosulfovibrio russensis genome, CCGGATATTTCCGTAGGGGAGCAGCACTGGCACTCGAGGAGATGTCGAAATTCAACGTTACAGTGGCCTTGCTCAAGGAGAAGAGCCCTTCCTGCGGTTCCTCTCTGGTCTACGACGGGTCTTTTTCCGGAAGGGTTATAAAGGGACGAGGGATCTTCTCTTCCGCCCTTATGGATATGGGGGTGACGGTTTTTTCCGAGGAGAACCTGGAGGGCTTTATCTCTTTCCTGATTTAGAATTTAGAGATAAGTATATTCGGTGGTGGAGAAAGGTGATGTTTTATGGGGAATCAAGGCAGCGGAGGGATACTTTGCTCCCAGGATCTGGACGATAATGTCTCCCTTCAGATTTGGAGAGGAGAGGGAGCTCCCCGTCTTGGAATATACAACAAGACAAAAGAGAGGATGAAGCCGGTTCGTTTTTCATGGTTGGAGGATCCATCTAGAGTCTTGAAAATGCAGCATGGTCGTGGGCAATCCACTGAGTACGATATGGACTCCATATGTAAGATCGTCAGGGGACTTCTTGAGTCCATGTCGAGGGATCTGACATTTCGCTCTATGTGTCTGAGGACCGCCGTCCTGCTTCAGGATATGGCCATAGTCCCGAAGGTCGTAATGGATAAAAAGGATTTTGCCCTGCTGCCGGAGACAAAAAGACGGTCTCTTTGGCTGACCGATCTGTCCGATGGGAAGAACAACGGGGCTTTCCTTCCCTGTTTCGACGTGACCGACGAGGAGTCCGAGCTGTTTCTCAAAAACGGAGATGAGCTCTATCTGGATTTGCCCAAGGGAGCGGACATAAGAGATATAAGATCCACTTCCATAGTCTCGAAGCTCACGGCGGTGGATCCGGTCCGTTGGTATATGCCTTTTCAGATAGGGGCGATGGGAGTTCTGATGGGATTTTCCGCTGTCGGCGGGGAAAGCATAGATTTTGCCGACTCTCTATGGAGGGGATACGACAAGAAATCCTTTTTGCGAAAGGTCGACGATCTGGAGGGTCAGGCCAAGGTACAGGCCTCCAAGATGGCTATGGCCCTGGTGTCCTTGGTTCGTCACTGGCCCTATCTTCAAGCCTTGGAATACAGGGAACATTACGATTCCGAGGGAGATCTTAAGGAACGCGGCTATTCCAGAAAGAGACGATTCGATATACCTCAGGGGCAGTTAGGGGATATCTCCTACGTCGTGACGGTCTACGATAACGGAGAGGGCCATATAGCTATCGGTTGTAAGGGCAACGGCAGGACCTCCCTTCACGATGGGGATATGATATTCGAGATGCCCGACCACGTATACGGCAGGAGCATGGCCTCCGATGCCTGTGGCAGTTCCCCCGATGAGACCTATTCCATTGTCAGTCTGATAAGGGCCTGGCGGACCTACGTTTGGTGTCGAAGGGTAAAGGCGCTTTCTGAACCGGCTTTGATGGGATATCGTTAGGAGGTTGCAGATGAGGGAGGTCAGAATCGGTACCTGTTCATGGGCGGACAGACAGCTTCTATCCAGCGGTTGGTATCCTTCGGAGGCCAAAGACGGTGAGAGAAGGTTAGGTTTTTACTCGTCTCGTTTCAACACCGTAGAGGTAGACAGCACCTTTTATGCTATACCGGACATAACCGACGTGTACCGATGGGCGTCCTGGACCCCTCCTGACTTTCTGTTCGGCATAAAGGCCTACGGGCTTTTCACCTTCCACTCGGTCCAATGGAGCGCCTTGCCCAGATGGGTGAGGGACGAGGTCGGAGACAGAGACAGCCGGGTGGATTTCAAAAGGGTTCCCAGAACGATACGTCTTGAGCTGTGGCGCCAGTTCTCCGACTCCATAATGCCACTTCACAAGATAGGCAAGTTGGGGTACGTTTTGTTTCAGATCCCCCCTTGGGCTGTTTTTTCTGAAAGGATGATACGTTATCTGGATCGGGTCGTGGAGGAGGCCCATCCCTTCAGGATAGCCTTCGAGGTTCGAAACGGGAGCTGGCTTTCCGGCGACAACAAGGCGGTTTTTCTCGATCGTCTCAGGGCCCACGATGTCGCCTACGTAGTTGTGGATGAGCCCCGGCTTTCCTGGACAGTGCCTCCGGAGGTTAACGTAACGGCTTCCTGGGGATCTGTAGTCAGATTTCATGGCAGAAACGAGGCTGCTTGGGAGCGAAGGGGTATCTCGGTGGGAGAGCGGTTTCGATATCTCTATTCTCAAAAAGAGCTCAGGCCGTGGCGCGAGAGGATAAGCGAGATGTCCTCCAGTGTGGACAGGACCTTCGTGATGTTCAACAACTGTT is a window encoding:
- a CDS encoding DUF523 domain-containing protein, giving the protein MIVVSSCLLGIPCRYDGSGFRRPDIMEILEGRDVLPLCPEQLGGLPTPRTPCEIVNGVVMGKDGIDRTGYFRRGAALALEEMSKFNVTVALLKEKSPSCGSSLVYDGSFSGRVIKGRGIFSSALMDMGVTVFSEENLEGFISFLI
- a CDS encoding DUF72 domain-containing protein translates to MREVRIGTCSWADRQLLSSGWYPSEAKDGERRLGFYSSRFNTVEVDSTFYAIPDITDVYRWASWTPPDFLFGIKAYGLFTFHSVQWSALPRWVRDEVGDRDSRVDFKRVPRTIRLELWRQFSDSIMPLHKIGKLGYVLFQIPPWAVFSERMIRYLDRVVEEAHPFRIAFEVRNGSWLSGDNKAVFLDRLRAHDVAYVVVDEPRLSWTVPPEVNVTASWGSVVRFHGRNEAAWERRGISVGERFRYLYSQKELRPWRERISEMSSSVDRTFVMFNNCWSDYSVRSAASMQAIMGLSHPVGLQAELDL